The genomic stretch GACATGGGCTTTGATCTGTCTGCTGACGATGATGATAACCAATCTAGCACCTTTTCACCGGTACAATACTTAACTGACACCAGCAGTGATGTGGCAGAAGAAGTGGAACAAGCGCAATGGCAAGAGCAATCACATAACCGCTTGTTTGCAGCATTAAAAACCTTAGACGAGCGTTCTCAAGACATTGTTAGTGCACGCTGGCTTGCCGATGAAAAAGCCACTTTGCAAGACCTAGCACAAAAATACGACGTTTCAGCTGAGCGTGTTCGTCAGTTAGAAAAGTCAGCAATGAAGAAGCTGCAAAACGCCATGAGCTAGTTTTCTTAGGCTAAAAATTCGTGTATCCAAACAATGCCGCTATTTAGCGGCATTGTTGTTTTTGCCTACAATTCAACGATTTCCAAGACTAAGAGTCGATCTAGTTAAAACTGAGCTTACAAGTGTTCGCTAATTTGATTATAATGCCGCTGTTTTTATAGTTGGAGCGATAAACTTGATTGCGGTCATTCGAATCATTTTATTAACCCTATTTATCGTGGTTAGCGCCACCATGGGGTTATTGTTATGCATTGTGCGCCCATTTCACCCTAATAATGTTCATATTATTTCAAGGTGGTATGGCTCAATGTCGCGACTTATAGGCGTCGAGTTGGTCATTACTCAGCACCCAGACACGCTCGAGTTAGCACCGGTAATGTACGTTGCCAATCACCAGAATAATTATGACCTATTTACTTTACCGGCCGTCGTACCAAAGAATACGGTGAGCATGGGTAAAAAGAGCTTAAAGTGGATCCCATTTTTTGGTCAAATGTATTGGCTTTCTGGCAATATTCTTATCGACCGAGGTAATCGCAGCAAAGCTATGGATACCCTAAGTCGTTCTGCCAAAAAAATCATTGAGACGCAGCTGTCTGTGTGGATGTTCCCTGAAGGCACGCGCAGCTATGGTCGTGGGCTACTGCCATTTAAAACCGGCGCATTTCATACGGCCATGAATGCCAAAGTGCCTGTGGTACCGGTTTGTATGAGCTCAACTCATAATAAAATTAAACTTAACCGTTGGAATAACGGTAAGGTGTATATTGATATCATGGCGCCAGAATATTTGGATGCGGATTTACCTGCAAGAGAACATGCAGCGCGGATCCATGCTAAAATGGCAGACAGAATAGCGCAATTAGATGCAACAGCGAGAGATGAATAATGGAAGACTGGCGTGAAATAAGCGAAGACATTGTCTCTTCATTACTGGAAGATGGTTCTAACCCAGAAACCCTCTATGAAGTAGAACACCACTTTGTTAGCGAAGATTTTGAAAAGCTTGAAGCGGCTGCCTTAGCTGCCTTCAAACTAGGCTACGATGTTGAAGAGCCTGCAGAACTAGAGCTTGAAGACGGTGAGAAGATCTGGGGCTTTGATGTTGTGGTTGAAGCTGAGCTTGATACCGATGTCATCATGGAGGATGTGGTCAAGTTGGAACAAGTAGCCACTGATGCTGGAATTGAATACGACGGCTGGGGCACTTACTTTCAAGAGTAATGGCTAACACTGTGATCGTGGTTGTGAGGTAAGTCGCTTACCTCATGACTCTTGTTTTACTAACCACATACCTTTTTCCTCTTTCGCACTTTCCTAAGCCACTAAGCAGCAAACACTTACCATACCTTTGTGCGAATTTTTCTTAAAATTATGGTCTTTTTTCGGGTTCAATGGTATTAATATTTATTGGCCCAACCACGTTTTAAAAGACTTATGCAGATTGTCCTCCCCATCGAAGATCTTCAACCTGGTATGTTTGTGGACAGCGTTCATAGACATAAGTCTGATGCTGGGGTCAAAATAAAATCTCGCGGCATGGTGCGAGATAAAGCCATCATTCAAAAGCTAATCGAAAAAGGTGTATTGGAACTGAAAATCGACTTTACCCAAAGCGATATTCCGGTACCTGAAAAGTATCAACAACCTGAGCCCGACAAAGAGCCGCAACCTGGGGCTGAAACAACAGCCAAAAAAGGTACGGATGGCAGCCTCTCTACTGCAAAAAGTCGTATAAAAAACAAAGCCAAGAGCACATCAAAAGAGCAATCGTTGCAGCAAGAATTTGCTGTGGCAATGCAAAAGTTTGAGAAAAACAACCGCCAAATTCAAAGCCTCTATGGTGATGTCACCTCGGGGATGAAAGTCGATATTTCGTTGCTTAATGAAGTGAGTAAAGACATCGTGGCGTCGGTGCTGCGCAACTCCAATGCCATGGCTATCTTAACGCGAATTAAAGATAAAGATGCCTACAATTGGCGCCATATGACCAACTGTGCCATTTTAATCACCGTGTTTGCAAAGCACCTGGGGCTGCAGCAGCACATTATTGAGCAGCTCGCAATGGGGGCCATGTTACACGATATTGGTCACGCTAAAT from Pseudoalteromonas sp. UG3-2 encodes the following:
- a CDS encoding HD-GYP domain-containing protein, with product MQIVLPIEDLQPGMFVDSVHRHKSDAGVKIKSRGMVRDKAIIQKLIEKGVLELKIDFTQSDIPVPEKYQQPEPDKEPQPGAETTAKKGTDGSLSTAKSRIKNKAKSTSKEQSLQQEFAVAMQKFEKNNRQIQSLYGDVTSGMKVDISLLNEVSKDIVASVLRNSNAMAILTRIKDKDAYNWRHMTNCAILITVFAKHLGLQQHIIEQLAMGAMLHDIGHAKLPQGLINKPGRFTELEYKAVKKHVAQSLGMSKGEAGITPIMLDMIINHHERLDGTGYPRKIKGDALSTAARMMAIVDVYDAITADQHHKEADEPINALRYLLSNKTQFDPILVQRFIKCMGVHPVGTIVKLTNERLGLVLEGNKGAPTAPMVRVFYNTKHLHHVTAKDLDLSHSDVKVIASVRPLDYQINLSRLLKEQLLV
- the rraB gene encoding ribonuclease E inhibitor RraB, which codes for MEDWREISEDIVSSLLEDGSNPETLYEVEHHFVSEDFEKLEAAALAAFKLGYDVEEPAELELEDGEKIWGFDVVVEAELDTDVIMEDVVKLEQVATDAGIEYDGWGTYFQE
- a CDS encoding 1-acylglycerol-3-phosphate O-acyltransferase, yielding MIAVIRIILLTLFIVVSATMGLLLCIVRPFHPNNVHIISRWYGSMSRLIGVELVITQHPDTLELAPVMYVANHQNNYDLFTLPAVVPKNTVSMGKKSLKWIPFFGQMYWLSGNILIDRGNRSKAMDTLSRSAKKIIETQLSVWMFPEGTRSYGRGLLPFKTGAFHTAMNAKVPVVPVCMSSTHNKIKLNRWNNGKVYIDIMAPEYLDADLPAREHAARIHAKMADRIAQLDATARDE